The nucleotide sequence GTAATGGCTTATCTGTGCAGAAACGGAATTCATGAGCCGCTCCGTGTCCCTCGAAACACGGGCATAGGCGGCCACCTTTTTCCGCCCTGCCAGTGCGGGGAGGGCCGGCTCGATTTTTCTGATTTTCTTCAATAGAAACCACTCCTTTCCGCTACCATTCATCACTCCAGACCGCACTTATTGCAAGGTTTTTCCGGCTAATAATGTACCCAGAATTGGCCGGTGTTTCTGCAAAAGTATTGTATCAATTTCCGAATATTCCTCTTTGGTGATGGCGCCTTCTTCGAGCATCGCCCGCGCCACGGCAAGCGACATCCGGTAGCGCATCTCCGCGCGGAATTCCCCCTCACTCATCTGCGCCGCCTCCCCCGAACCTGGCTTTTATATAGCACCCGTGGGAGCAGTATTTCCTCCTGGAATCCCCATAGACGTCAAACTGCTCCCCGCACCCGGCGCAGGTGAAGGAATACACCGCCCTCTGCCTTATCTGCTCCGGATGCCCGTGCCACCACTTCTCCCGGCACTCCCTGGAGCAGAACGCCCGCCGCTTCACGCCCGCCGTCTGCTGCAGCGGCTTCCCGCATTCCCGGCAGATGCCTTCCTGCGCCTGGGCGTCCTCCTGCCCGTCCTGCGCCGCCTGCCCCGCCAGGCCGTTCCTCCTGCAGAAGCTGCGCACCGCGTCCCTGGACACGCCCGCCAGCCTTGCCGTCTCCGTATATCCCATGTCTGCCCGCCGCAGGTCTGAAACCTTCCTTTTCTGTTCCTCCGTCATGAAAAACACACCTCCTGCCATATGCCACCGCAGGGACGGGAATCGGACGGTTGCATCGGCATTTTTTCTGCGCCTCCCGCCGTGCGGAAAAATAGCTTTCACATATAGGCCACGGAAACGGGGGAACTGAACCCCCTGAAATCAAAAAATGGCCCACGACATTTTATGTGCCGCGGGCTTGTCACTATTCGCGCCGGGCTTTACGCCATGGCGCGCCTCCCGTTTAGCTGCCACACATCGTGGCTCTTGATCTGCCGGACGGCGGAGGATACCGTGCTGGCATGGCCGTGCCTATGGTAGTAGGCCGTCCCCTTCGTGTGCTTGTGGTAGA is from Lachnospiraceae bacterium JLR.KK002 and encodes:
- a CDS encoding RNA polymerase subunit sigma-70; translated protein: MTEEQKRKVSDLRRADMGYTETARLAGVSRDAVRSFCRRNGLAGQAAQDGQEDAQAQEGICRECGKPLQQTAGVKRRAFCSRECREKWWHGHPEQIRQRAVYSFTCAGCGEQFDVYGDSRRKYCSHGCYIKARFGGGGADE
- a CDS encoding SHOCT domain-containing protein; this translates as MSEGEFRAEMRYRMSLAVARAMLEEGAITKEEYSEIDTILLQKHRPILGTLLAGKTLQ